A genomic stretch from Marinobacter fonticola includes:
- the minE gene encoding cell division topological specificity factor MinE, translating to MSFLDYFKSKKKNTANMAKERLQIIVAHERGRRDQPDYLPQLQQELVAVIRKYVQIDDDMVQVELDRNDDCSVLELNVTLPEHH from the coding sequence ATGAGTTTTCTCGATTACTTTAAGAGTAAGAAGAAGAACACGGCGAACATGGCCAAGGAGCGACTGCAGATCATCGTGGCTCATGAACGTGGCAGGCGTGACCAGCCCGATTATCTGCCACAGCTCCAGCAGGAACTGGTCGCTGTGATACGTAAATATGTCCAGATCGATGATGACATGGTGCAGGTCGAGCTGGACCGGAACGACGATTGTTCGGTGCTTGAGCTCAATGTAACCCTGCCTGAACACCACTGA
- the minD gene encoding septum site-determining protein MinD → MARIIVVTSGKGGVGKTTTSASISTGLARRGNKTVVIDFDVGLRNLDLIMNCERRVVYDFVNVIQGEATLNQALIKDKRVDTLYILPASQTREKEALTQEGVEKVLNKLSETFDYIVCDSPAGIEHGALMALYYADEAVVVTNPEVSSVRDSDRILGILQSKSRRAEMGLDPVKEHLLLTRYNPGRVERGEMLSVSDVEEILAIPLLGVIPESQIVLNASNQGLPVILEDDSDAGQAYEDAVGRLLGEEREHRFLTSEKKGFFSRMFKG, encoded by the coding sequence TTGGCTAGAATCATTGTCGTTACCTCAGGTAAAGGTGGTGTGGGCAAGACCACAACCAGCGCCTCGATCAGCACCGGCCTGGCCCGTCGCGGCAACAAGACCGTGGTCATCGACTTCGACGTGGGTCTGCGCAATCTGGACTTGATCATGAATTGCGAGCGCCGGGTCGTGTACGACTTCGTCAACGTAATTCAGGGCGAAGCCACGCTGAACCAGGCACTCATCAAGGACAAGCGGGTCGATACCCTCTATATCCTCCCGGCTTCACAAACGCGGGAAAAAGAAGCCCTGACCCAGGAAGGTGTGGAGAAGGTGCTGAACAAGCTGTCCGAAACCTTCGACTACATCGTGTGCGATTCGCCTGCAGGCATCGAGCACGGCGCGTTGATGGCGCTCTATTATGCCGACGAGGCGGTGGTCGTCACCAACCCGGAAGTATCCTCGGTACGGGACTCCGACCGCATCCTGGGCATTTTGCAAAGTAAATCCCGGCGCGCGGAAATGGGTCTGGATCCGGTCAAAGAGCATCTGCTGCTGACCCGGTACAATCCGGGCCGCGTCGAGAGAGGCGAAATGCTCTCAGTCAGCGATGTCGAGGAAATCCTGGCGATTCCGCTGCTGGGTGTCATTCCGGAATCCCAGATCGTTCTCAATGCCTCCAACCAGGGGCTGCCGGTTATCCTGGAAGACGACAGCGACGCCGGCCAGGCCTATGAAGATGCCGTCGGCCGACTGCTGGGCGAGGAACGTGAACATCGCTTCTTGACGTCGGAAAAGAAGGGATTTTTCTCACGCATGTTCAAGGGGTGA
- the minC gene encoding septum site-determining protein MinC, whose protein sequence is MPEADAMQTSHCFQLKGANVSLTALELHFFDTAAFEETLRDKIRQAPGFFRDIPLVVSLEKYEGPTTELDFFQLIGICRRHNIHVIAVRGGDEDQRRLARNAALALLPATAQREAPAPQAEAKPDSQPEQSAAPAEAEPASASPTPAAARIVTQPVRSGQQVYAPEGDLIILAPVQAGSEVLAAGNIHVYGPLRGRALAGVHGSADARVFCQSLEAELVSIAGHYKISEDLQEHGWKKAVQLQLKGDLLVATPLDKT, encoded by the coding sequence ATGCCGGAAGCTGACGCGATGCAGACCAGTCACTGCTTTCAGCTCAAGGGAGCCAATGTTTCGCTAACCGCCCTGGAACTGCATTTCTTCGATACTGCCGCTTTCGAGGAGACGTTACGCGATAAGATTCGCCAGGCGCCGGGCTTTTTCCGCGATATCCCGCTGGTGGTCAGCCTGGAGAAGTACGAAGGCCCCACGACCGAGCTGGACTTCTTCCAATTGATTGGTATTTGCCGGCGCCACAATATTCACGTAATCGCCGTACGTGGCGGCGATGAGGATCAGCGCCGCCTGGCCCGTAACGCTGCCCTCGCACTGCTACCGGCGACGGCTCAGCGCGAAGCACCCGCACCTCAGGCGGAGGCAAAGCCCGATTCCCAGCCGGAACAATCCGCAGCGCCGGCAGAAGCGGAACCGGCTTCGGCAAGTCCAACGCCGGCTGCGGCCCGGATCGTGACGCAACCGGTGCGCTCCGGGCAGCAGGTCTATGCGCCCGAGGGTGACCTGATTATTCTTGCGCCCGTCCAAGCGGGCTCCGAGGTGCTGGCCGCTGGCAACATCCATGTCTATGGCCCCTTGCGCGGACGTGCCCTTGCCGGCGTCCACGGCTCGGCTGACGCCCGGGTTTTTTGCCAGTCACTCGAAGCAGAGCTTGTGTCGATTGCGGGACACTATAAAATTTCGGAAGATCTGCAGGAGCACGGCTGGAAAAAGGCGGTGCAACTCCAGCTCAAGGGCGACCTGCTGGTGGCAACACCGCTCGATAAAACATAA
- a CDS encoding HopJ type III effector protein: MGFQEALRIHLAALDAGRSDFEDTLALIDRFFEVSPTAFQNGPLVNTPDANTASCRIFALGHLAGLSEQQTLSCFGRHYHTVIDDPAGSSHANIRQFMSTGWSGVRFDDRPLICRSLPVTDSDSASEATDTRLSPNHGEQR; the protein is encoded by the coding sequence ATGGGCTTCCAGGAGGCGCTGCGCATTCACCTTGCAGCGTTGGACGCGGGGCGCTCCGATTTCGAGGACACGCTGGCGCTGATCGACCGTTTCTTCGAGGTCTCGCCAACAGCTTTCCAGAACGGCCCGCTCGTCAATACGCCGGACGCCAATACGGCCTCCTGCCGTATCTTTGCCTTGGGGCACCTGGCCGGTCTCAGCGAACAACAGACACTGAGTTGCTTCGGGCGTCATTACCATACCGTAATTGACGACCCCGCTGGCTCAAGTCATGCCAACATCCGACAATTCATGAGCACCGGCTGGTCCGGCGTACGCTTCGATGACCGCCCCCTGATATGCCGGTCGCTTCCTGTTACGGATTCCGATAGCGCGTCAGAAGCAACCGATACACGACTATCACCCAATCATGGAGAACAACGCTGA
- a CDS encoding DUF1244 domain-containing protein, whose product MVEPQADTTEIEAAAFRRLVNHLREHAEVQNIDLMNLAGFCRNCLSKWYRAEAEERGHAISDAEARERIYGMPYDEWKAKHQTGAKQSADKPSS is encoded by the coding sequence ATGGTTGAACCGCAAGCGGATACCACAGAAATAGAAGCGGCTGCTTTTCGCCGGCTCGTCAATCACTTGCGCGAACATGCCGAGGTTCAGAACATCGATCTGATGAACCTCGCCGGGTTCTGCCGCAATTGCCTGTCGAAATGGTACCGGGCTGAAGCGGAAGAGCGGGGCCACGCCATTTCCGACGCCGAGGCCCGGGAACGTATTTACGGTATGCCCTACGACGAGTGGAAGGCAAAGCACCAGACCGGTGCCAAGCAATCCGCCGACAAGCCATCGTCGTGA
- the dinB gene encoding DNA polymerase IV, whose amino-acid sequence MAERKIIHLDCDCFYAAVEMRDDPSLRQVPLAVGGAGPRGVVATCNYLAREYGVRSAMPGAEARRRCPDLVTVPVDMHRYRRVSRQVMAIFRELTDQLEPLSLDEAFLDVTGVEAHQGSATLMARYLRQRVHDEVGITVSAGAAPNKFLAKIASDWQKPDGLFVIRPEDIDDFVKTLPVEKLFGVGKVTAGKLHAMSATQCGELQRFTLDQLVERFGRHGARLYHMARGEDNRPVVVTRIAKSVSVERTFSQDLPNRDACYRVMEALVEDLERRLERKADRKPIHKLFVKIRYSDFSTHTLERIRDNIAVPGAEDFQPLVEALYTDASRPVRLLGLGVRFREEDAPTQQLRLFE is encoded by the coding sequence ATGGCCGAGCGAAAAATTATTCATCTGGATTGCGACTGCTTTTACGCCGCAGTGGAAATGCGCGACGATCCATCGTTGCGTCAAGTGCCCCTAGCCGTGGGTGGCGCCGGACCGCGAGGGGTGGTGGCCACCTGCAATTATTTGGCGCGGGAATACGGCGTGCGCTCGGCCATGCCCGGTGCCGAGGCGCGGCGCCGGTGCCCGGACCTGGTGACCGTGCCCGTCGATATGCATCGCTACCGGCGCGTCTCGCGCCAGGTCATGGCAATATTCAGAGAACTCACCGATCAACTGGAACCGTTGTCCCTGGACGAGGCCTTCCTCGACGTCACCGGCGTCGAAGCCCATCAGGGCAGCGCAACGCTGATGGCGCGCTACTTGCGTCAACGGGTGCACGATGAGGTGGGTATCACGGTGTCCGCCGGTGCCGCGCCCAACAAATTTCTCGCCAAAATCGCTAGCGATTGGCAGAAGCCTGACGGCCTTTTTGTCATCCGTCCTGAGGATATCGACGATTTCGTTAAGACTTTACCGGTCGAAAAGCTATTCGGTGTCGGTAAGGTGACTGCCGGAAAGCTGCACGCTATGAGCGCAACTCAGTGCGGCGAACTGCAGCGGTTTACTCTCGATCAGCTTGTTGAGCGCTTCGGCCGCCATGGGGCTCGGCTCTATCACATGGCCCGGGGGGAGGATAACCGGCCGGTGGTTGTGACCCGCATTGCCAAATCCGTGTCCGTGGAGCGGACATTTTCACAGGATTTACCGAACCGGGACGCCTGTTATCGAGTGATGGAAGCTCTGGTCGAGGATCTGGAACGGCGCCTGGAGCGTAAGGCAGACCGCAAGCCCATTCATAAACTGTTCGTGAAGATTCGCTACAGCGACTTTTCCACCCACACCCTGGAGCGGATCAGGGACAATATCGCTGTGCCGGGGGCGGAGGATTTTCAGCCGCTGGTCGAGGCTCTTTATACCGATGCGAGTCGCCCGGTGCGGTTATTGGGGTTGGGAGTTCGCTTTCGGGAAGAGGATGCTCCAACGCAACAGCTGCGCCTGTTCGAGTGA
- a CDS encoding phosphatase PAP2 family protein codes for MPPSKASRFFERADQREFLLCQIINGYLRYRFVLPYFRVVSRLGDGWFWYALILAMPILHPEAGLALALLMAATGLVCTLTYKGLKKTLIRERPFISFPDIHCATPPLDQYSFPSGHTLHAVCFNSLLAFTAPELALVVLPFTVSVAISRVVLGLHYPSDVVAGALIGGSMGMVASYALPSFMPLV; via the coding sequence ATGCCCCCAAGCAAAGCGTCTCGATTCTTTGAACGGGCCGATCAGCGAGAATTCCTGCTGTGTCAGATAATCAACGGCTATCTGCGTTACCGCTTCGTGCTGCCCTATTTCCGGGTCGTGAGCCGGCTCGGCGACGGCTGGTTCTGGTATGCGTTGATCCTGGCGATGCCCATCCTGCACCCTGAAGCGGGCCTCGCTTTGGCACTTCTGATGGCAGCAACCGGACTCGTATGCACCCTCACCTACAAAGGTCTGAAGAAAACGCTGATTCGTGAACGGCCCTTCATCTCTTTCCCCGACATTCATTGCGCCACGCCGCCACTGGACCAATACAGCTTTCCCTCCGGCCACACATTGCATGCCGTGTGTTTCAATAGCCTATTGGCGTTTACCGCGCCGGAGCTGGCGCTGGTCGTGCTGCCGTTCACGGTGAGCGTGGCGATCTCCCGCGTGGTACTGGGCCTGCATTACCCCAGCGATGTCGTCGCGGGTGCGCTGATAGGTGGCAGCATGGGTATGGTGGCGAGCTATGCGCTACCGAGCTTCATGCCGCTGGTCTAA
- a CDS encoding glycosyltransferase family 4 protein — protein MSQRQRHIAIVTETFPPEINGVANTLGKLCEGLRQRGHRLSVVRPGQRKAVATNDAAQNLAESVVAVPGFPIPGYADLQFGLARPRRLIKAWKKNRPDIVYVATEGPLGLVALNAARKLQIPVCSGFHTNFHSYSRHYGYGFLERMIVSYLRWFHNRTQLTLVPTRRMQNRLNGLGIRPVSVWSRGVDCDRFTPSKRDPALRKSWGVGERDLAVIYVGRLAAEKNLQLAVTAFERLRHIHPRARFILVGDGPMSKKLQERHGDYVFCGMQCGEDLARHYASADLFLFPSKTETFGNVVTEAMASGLAVVAFDDGAASEHVRSEANGIKVPLDDHGAFVDASLRLADQPSLVSHLRSQARLDALDIHWPSLIEQFENIVFNLHYRETRHAPKQSVSIL, from the coding sequence TTGAGTCAGCGCCAACGGCACATTGCCATCGTCACCGAGACCTTCCCTCCGGAAATCAACGGAGTGGCCAACACCCTTGGCAAGCTGTGCGAGGGATTGCGCCAGCGCGGGCATCGTCTATCGGTGGTTCGACCAGGCCAGCGAAAGGCTGTTGCGACGAACGACGCGGCACAAAACCTCGCCGAATCGGTTGTCGCTGTTCCGGGCTTCCCGATTCCCGGCTACGCCGACCTGCAGTTTGGCCTGGCTCGCCCCCGCAGGTTGATCAAGGCCTGGAAGAAAAACCGGCCGGATATCGTTTACGTGGCCACCGAAGGTCCTTTAGGCTTGGTGGCCCTGAACGCTGCCCGCAAGCTGCAGATTCCCGTTTGCTCCGGCTTTCACACCAATTTTCACAGCTACAGTCGCCACTATGGGTATGGCTTTCTTGAGCGTATGATCGTCAGCTATCTACGCTGGTTCCACAACCGGACACAGTTGACCCTGGTGCCCACCCGCCGGATGCAGAACCGACTGAATGGCCTGGGCATCCGACCGGTTTCCGTGTGGAGCCGCGGCGTGGACTGTGACCGCTTCACGCCCAGCAAACGGGACCCCGCACTGCGCAAAAGCTGGGGTGTCGGCGAGCGCGATCTGGCCGTGATCTACGTCGGGCGTCTGGCGGCGGAAAAAAACCTGCAGCTGGCGGTCACCGCGTTCGAACGGTTACGCCATATTCACCCTCGCGCCCGCTTCATTCTGGTGGGGGACGGTCCGATGAGCAAAAAACTGCAGGAGCGGCACGGAGACTATGTGTTCTGCGGCATGCAATGCGGCGAAGATCTGGCCCGGCATTATGCGTCTGCGGACCTATTCCTGTTCCCCAGCAAAACCGAAACCTTCGGCAACGTGGTAACCGAAGCCATGGCCAGCGGCTTAGCCGTGGTCGCCTTTGACGACGGTGCCGCCAGCGAGCACGTGCGCAGCGAGGCGAACGGCATTAAGGTTCCCCTGGACGATCACGGCGCCTTTGTCGACGCCAGCTTACGTTTGGCAGATCAGCCTTCGCTGGTGAGTCATTTGCGCAGTCAAGCGCGCCTGGATGCCTTGGACATCCATTGGCCGAGCCTGATCGAGCAATTCGAGAACATCGTCTTCAACCTTCACTACAGGGAGACCCGTCATGCCCCCAAGCAAAGCGTCTCGATTCTTTGA
- a CDS encoding NADP(H)-dependent aldo-keto reductase, translated as MQKQKLGQTDLEVSLICLGTMTWGEQNSEADAFEQLDYAVSAGINFIDAAEMYPVPPRAETQGATETCLGNWLKRRGRRDDLVIASKVAGPGNGLDYLRGGPRLTRKHIHEAVDASLDRLKTDYIDLYQVHWPDRSTNFFGQLGYRHNPDEMATPIEDTLEALSELVDAGKVRHVGLSNETPWGTMRYLQLAKERGWPRVASIQNPYNLLNRTFEVGLGEIAHREQTGLLAYSPLAFGVLSGKYLGGKRPAGARLTLFERFQRYNSQQVEAATQAYADLAAQHGLSLTHLALAYVNSRSFLTSNIIGATTMDQLRENIDSAQVTLTDEVLKGIEAIHQKFTYPAP; from the coding sequence ATGCAGAAGCAAAAATTGGGGCAAACCGACCTTGAGGTCAGCTTGATCTGCCTGGGCACCATGACCTGGGGCGAGCAAAATTCCGAGGCCGACGCGTTTGAGCAATTGGACTACGCCGTCAGCGCCGGTATTAACTTCATCGACGCTGCTGAAATGTATCCGGTGCCTCCGCGTGCCGAGACCCAGGGGGCCACCGAAACCTGTCTGGGCAACTGGCTCAAGCGCCGCGGCCGCCGGGACGACTTGGTGATTGCGTCAAAGGTAGCGGGGCCGGGCAATGGTTTGGACTACCTGCGCGGCGGACCGCGACTGACTCGCAAGCACATCCACGAGGCGGTGGACGCCAGTCTGGATCGTTTGAAAACCGATTACATCGACCTCTACCAGGTTCACTGGCCCGACCGCAGCACCAACTTTTTCGGCCAGTTGGGCTACCGGCACAATCCGGACGAGATGGCGACGCCAATCGAAGACACGCTTGAAGCGCTTTCAGAGCTGGTCGATGCCGGCAAGGTGCGCCATGTGGGGCTTTCCAACGAGACGCCCTGGGGCACGATGCGCTACCTGCAGCTGGCGAAGGAGCGCGGCTGGCCACGAGTGGCGAGCATCCAGAATCCGTATAATCTTTTGAACCGAACCTTCGAGGTCGGGTTAGGGGAAATCGCCCACCGGGAGCAGACCGGACTTTTGGCCTATTCGCCTCTGGCCTTTGGCGTGCTGAGCGGCAAGTATCTTGGGGGCAAGCGTCCGGCAGGTGCCCGTTTGACGCTATTCGAGCGTTTCCAGCGGTATAACAGCCAACAGGTGGAGGCGGCGACCCAGGCCTACGCGGACCTGGCAGCCCAGCACGGCCTGTCGTTGACGCATTTGGCCTTGGCTTATGTGAATAGCCGCAGCTTCCTGACCAGCAACATCATTGGAGCGACCACCATGGATCAACTGCGTGAGAATATCGACTCTGCCCAGGTGACCCTGACCGACGAGGTTCTGAAGGGCATCGAGGCGATTCACCAGAAGTTCACCTACCCCGCACCGTAA
- a CDS encoding alpha/beta fold hydrolase — protein MSRRRKSSLAGKLFSAAAHAVERRLFSENFNVSNRTPFATIYVDGIMSVRHYHPLDMDEILIGNEPMSVAPERYRVPVVLVPPLAATSMIFDLLPQRSVVRYLLARGFDVYLIDWGEVTADHSNLSLETYVLDWMPAALNRVRQHSGVPDVSIFAYCMGGLLALMYAAASQDRHIRNMVTVASPVDMHQMGIAGGVLSAIYRPAQIVSSVLNISLLDLPARYFHIPGWMNSLAFKLTNPVGSLVNSLELLVNLWDREYVKVHSTMQKWFDDMVDYPGETIKGMVVHMALNNGMARGRLRLGGEKTSFDRVGCSILAFAGDSDRIVSIPSAHKVLEIVTSEDKEFCVVPGGHAGVFAGANAPENTWRISADWLSSRSD, from the coding sequence ATGAGCCGACGCCGTAAAAGCAGTCTTGCCGGTAAGCTCTTCTCCGCCGCGGCACACGCGGTGGAACGGCGCCTGTTCTCCGAGAACTTCAACGTATCCAATCGCACGCCGTTCGCGACCATTTATGTCGATGGCATCATGAGCGTACGGCATTATCATCCGCTGGATATGGATGAGATCTTGATCGGTAACGAGCCGATGTCGGTCGCGCCGGAGCGATACCGCGTGCCCGTGGTTTTGGTGCCGCCGCTAGCCGCCACCTCGATGATCTTCGATTTGCTGCCCCAGCGCTCGGTCGTGCGTTATCTTCTGGCCCGGGGGTTCGATGTCTACTTGATCGACTGGGGAGAGGTCACGGCGGACCACAGCAATCTATCTCTGGAAACCTACGTTCTGGACTGGATGCCCGCAGCCTTGAACAGAGTACGTCAGCATAGCGGCGTGCCGGACGTATCGATCTTTGCCTACTGCATGGGCGGCCTGCTGGCGTTGATGTATGCCGCCGCATCCCAGGATCGGCATATCCGCAATATGGTCACCGTTGCCAGCCCGGTGGACATGCATCAGATGGGGATCGCTGGCGGCGTTCTATCGGCGATTTACCGTCCGGCCCAGATCGTCTCCAGCGTGCTCAATATTTCGCTGCTGGATTTACCGGCGCGCTATTTCCATATTCCGGGCTGGATGAATTCGCTGGCCTTTAAATTGACCAATCCCGTTGGTAGCCTAGTCAACTCGCTGGAATTGCTGGTCAATCTCTGGGACCGAGAGTACGTGAAGGTACACAGCACCATGCAAAAATGGTTCGACGATATGGTCGACTATCCCGGCGAAACCATAAAGGGCATGGTGGTGCATATGGCGTTGAACAACGGTATGGCGCGTGGACGGTTGCGGCTGGGCGGTGAGAAAACCTCGTTTGACCGGGTCGGCTGCTCCATTTTAGCGTTTGCCGGCGATTCCGACCGTATCGTCAGTATCCCTTCGGCGCATAAGGTGTTGGAGATCGTGACATCCGAGGACAAGGAGTTCTGTGTGGTGCCCGGTGGACACGCTGGCGTTTTCGCTGGCGCCAATGCCCCGGAGAATACGTGGCGAATCAGTGCGGACTGGTTGTCCAGCCGCTCGGACTAA
- a CDS encoding acetyl-CoA hydrolase/transferase C-terminal domain-containing protein, translating into MADAPIVHPQVEACIDAIIDRVGREIVLGLPLGLGKPIHIVNALYRRAQQDRELKLHIVTAISPLAPKGSSSLESRFVDKFVQRTYGNIPELAYARDVKDGKLPPNVQVSEFFFQAGSFLNNRHQQQNYICTNYTHAVRDLMAMDINVVAQMVSPSEGGEAYSLSCNPDLSLDLIPLLREREAEGRAVAMVGEANRQLPYLANDAEVPDHVFDFVYDAKANDYPLFPVPQQAVSPADHLIGFYASTLIRDGGTLQVGIGSLGTAVVYSTIMRHKYNEQYQQVYRHLKVDERFSVARDWGGDQPFVKGLYGCSEMMVDGFIQLMKAGILTREVYPNAELQTLLNEGRISVDVTIETLDTLREAELIDSPLRARDVHWLQQLGIIRDHVAFKGGRLVVEDVSLDPNLDDDSAREGLASAVLGDRLKGGTVLHGGFYLGPADFYEALRCLTPEEEARICMTSVNFINHLYDHRFGDQKLKTVQRQESRFINSAMMCTLAGAVVSDGLDDGRVVSGVGGQYNFVAMAHELPRARSILTLRSTRHSGGELRSNIVFNYGHCTIPRHLRDIVITEYGIADLRGRSDKDVYLDLIRIADSRFQPELLKQAQKAGKVPASFKLPASWRLNTAEAVQEALQSAGNTEAFPKFPFGCEFTEEELALLKALNALKSATSSRKGKLQTLWRALREEPADEVLSPYLKRMDLAAPDKWRDRIDQRLLIHALRKHSL; encoded by the coding sequence ATGGCGGATGCCCCAATCGTCCATCCCCAGGTAGAAGCGTGCATCGATGCGATTATCGACCGTGTGGGTCGTGAGATAGTTCTTGGTCTTCCCCTAGGGTTGGGTAAGCCGATCCACATCGTCAATGCCCTCTATCGTCGCGCCCAGCAGGATCGCGAACTCAAGTTGCATATCGTCACGGCCATATCGCCGCTGGCACCCAAAGGGTCGTCGTCGTTGGAAAGCCGTTTTGTCGATAAGTTCGTCCAGCGCACTTACGGCAACATCCCTGAGCTTGCCTACGCTCGCGACGTGAAGGACGGTAAACTGCCGCCCAATGTCCAGGTGTCCGAGTTTTTCTTCCAGGCGGGCAGTTTCCTTAATAATCGCCACCAGCAGCAAAATTACATCTGCACCAATTACACGCATGCCGTACGCGATTTAATGGCGATGGATATCAATGTCGTGGCACAGATGGTGTCGCCCTCAGAAGGCGGTGAAGCCTACAGCTTGAGCTGTAACCCCGATCTGTCATTGGATCTGATTCCCCTGCTGCGAGAACGCGAGGCTGAAGGCCGGGCGGTAGCGATGGTTGGAGAAGCCAATCGCCAGCTGCCGTATTTGGCGAATGATGCTGAAGTACCGGACCACGTGTTTGATTTCGTATACGACGCCAAGGCGAATGACTACCCGTTGTTCCCGGTGCCGCAACAAGCGGTGAGTCCGGCGGACCACCTGATCGGCTTTTACGCCAGCACGCTGATTCGCGATGGCGGCACCCTTCAGGTGGGTATTGGCTCGCTGGGTACGGCCGTCGTGTACTCGACGATCATGCGACACAAGTACAACGAGCAATACCAGCAGGTCTACCGGCATCTGAAGGTCGACGAACGGTTTTCGGTAGCGCGGGACTGGGGCGGCGACCAGCCCTTTGTCAAAGGACTCTACGGCTGTAGCGAAATGATGGTGGACGGCTTTATCCAATTGATGAAGGCCGGCATCCTCACCCGCGAGGTCTATCCGAACGCCGAGCTGCAGACGCTGCTGAATGAAGGCCGGATTAGCGTCGATGTCACGATTGAAACCCTTGATACCCTGCGTGAAGCGGAGCTGATCGATTCACCCCTTAGGGCCCGGGACGTCCACTGGCTTCAGCAGTTGGGGATTATTCGCGATCACGTGGCATTCAAAGGCGGCCGTCTGGTGGTTGAGGACGTGAGTCTGGATCCCAACCTGGACGACGATTCAGCTCGTGAAGGCCTGGCATCGGCAGTTTTGGGCGACCGTCTCAAGGGTGGCACCGTGTTGCATGGCGGCTTCTATCTTGGCCCGGCGGATTTCTACGAGGCGCTACGCTGCCTGACGCCGGAGGAAGAGGCCCGCATTTGCATGACCAGCGTCAATTTCATCAATCACCTGTACGACCACCGCTTCGGAGACCAGAAGCTGAAAACGGTCCAGCGGCAGGAGAGCCGGTTTATCAACTCGGCGATGATGTGCACGTTAGCCGGTGCCGTGGTTTCAGATGGTTTGGACGATGGCCGGGTCGTCAGTGGCGTCGGCGGCCAATACAACTTTGTGGCCATGGCTCATGAACTGCCCCGCGCGCGCTCCATTCTCACCCTGCGTAGTACGCGCCATTCCGGTGGCGAGCTGAGATCGAATATCGTCTTTAACTATGGCCACTGCACCATTCCGCGCCATCTGCGTGACATTGTGATTACCGAGTACGGCATCGCCGATCTGCGCGGCCGCTCGGACAAGGACGTTTATCTTGACCTTATCCGTATCGCCGATTCGCGATTCCAGCCGGAATTGCTGAAACAGGCCCAAAAAGCGGGTAAGGTGCCTGCCTCTTTCAAGCTGCCAGCCTCCTGGCGCTTGAACACCGCTGAGGCCGTGCAAGAGGCGTTGCAGTCCGCAGGAAATACGGAAGCCTTTCCCAAGTTCCCCTTTGGTTGTGAGTTCACCGAGGAGGAGCTTGCCTTGCTCAAGGCCTTGAATGCGCTCAAGTCGGCCACATCATCCCGCAAGGGCAAGCTGCAAACGTTGTGGCGGGCGTTGCGGGAGGAACCGGCGGACGAGGTCTTATCGCCGTACCTCAAGCGCATGGATCTAGCGGCGCCTGACAAGTGGCGGGACCGCATCGATCAGCGGTTACTGATCCATGCGCTTCGAAAGCACAGTCTGTGA
- a CDS encoding FKBP-type peptidyl-prolyl cis-trans isomerase: MQRSSVYTVHYRLKNKVGEIIDTSEGAEPLQFLWGAGNVIRGIEEAVKDRGVGDCLEVTIPPEMAYGESNPELVRKVPRSAFADVENLKPGMKFQTNSGEEAQIVQIVAIDGNLVKVDANHPLAGFTLYFDLEIVDKRPATDDELAAGNPLAL; the protein is encoded by the coding sequence ATGCAGCGATCATCGGTTTATACCGTTCACTACCGTCTGAAAAACAAGGTTGGCGAGATTATCGATACGTCCGAAGGGGCCGAGCCCCTGCAGTTCTTATGGGGTGCGGGCAACGTCATCAGAGGGATTGAAGAGGCGGTCAAGGACCGGGGCGTCGGAGACTGCCTGGAAGTGACCATTCCGCCGGAGATGGCCTACGGCGAGTCCAATCCCGAGCTGGTTCGCAAGGTGCCGCGGTCGGCCTTTGCCGACGTGGAAAATCTGAAGCCCGGTATGAAATTCCAGACCAACAGTGGCGAAGAGGCGCAGATCGTCCAGATCGTTGCCATCGATGGCAATCTGGTCAAAGTGGATGCCAATCACCCGCTGGCGGGATTTACGTTGTACTTTGATCTCGAGATTGTCGACAAGCGTCCGGCCACCGACGACGAGCTGGCCGCAGGAAACCCACTGGCATTGTAA